In Pedobacter sp. W3I1, one DNA window encodes the following:
- the msrA gene encoding peptide-methionine (S)-S-oxide reductase MsrA: MQTATFGGGCFWCTEAVFQTLNGVSQVTAGYMGGDLKHPTYMEICNGNTGHAEVIQIAFDESIISFRELLLVFFKTHNPATLNRQGNDVGTQYRSVVFYGDEDQKKITEEMIEDLTQQHIFDKPIVTEISPIAEFYEAEDYHQNYFNNNQGKPYCAFVIQPKLNKFTTDFKDKIKAELLE, encoded by the coding sequence ATGCAAACAGCAACATTTGGCGGAGGCTGCTTTTGGTGCACCGAAGCCGTTTTTCAAACGTTAAATGGAGTAAGCCAGGTTACAGCAGGCTATATGGGGGGAGATTTAAAGCATCCAACCTATATGGAAATTTGTAATGGCAATACCGGGCATGCAGAAGTAATTCAAATCGCATTCGATGAAAGTATTATTTCATTCCGTGAGCTTCTATTGGTATTCTTTAAAACCCATAATCCAGCAACCCTAAACAGGCAGGGTAATGATGTTGGTACACAATACCGCTCGGTGGTTTTTTATGGAGATGAAGATCAGAAAAAAATAACGGAGGAAATGATAGAGGATTTAACCCAGCAACATATTTTCGACAAGCCAATTGTAACAGAAATTTCTCCTATAGCCGAATTTTATGAGGCTGAAGACTATCATCAGAACTATTTTAACAACAATCAGGGAAAACCATATTGCGCATTTGTGATACAACCAAAGTTGAATAAATTTACTACTGATTTTAAAGATAAAATTAAAGCAGAGCTTTTGGAATAA
- a CDS encoding class I SAM-dependent methyltransferase: MIQLLAPTHWKDYELIDCGDFEKLERFGNVTLIRPEPQAVWKKTYSEQDWKKTANITFRGRSATSGEWVKKNLSIPDRWHVEYKNNEVGIKLRLGLTSFKHVGVFPEQAVNWDFISSSIKKFKTPQPKVLNLFAYTGAASLIANAAGAETTHVDSIKQVVTWANENQELSGLKDTRWMVEDALKFVKKELKRGKKYNGIILDPPAYGHGPNGEKWKLEDHIQEMMQDVVQLLDEKEHFLILNTYSLGFSSVIVENLIRTSFPSVKNLETGELFLQATSGIKLPLGVFGKFCNV, encoded by the coding sequence ATGATACAATTACTTGCCCCAACCCACTGGAAAGATTATGAACTGATAGATTGCGGGGATTTTGAAAAATTAGAACGTTTTGGAAATGTAACCCTTATCCGTCCTGAACCTCAGGCGGTATGGAAAAAAACATACTCAGAACAAGATTGGAAAAAAACGGCCAACATTACTTTCAGGGGCCGTTCGGCTACTTCTGGCGAATGGGTAAAGAAAAATCTTTCCATTCCAGACCGCTGGCATGTAGAATATAAAAACAACGAGGTGGGTATTAAACTCCGTTTAGGCTTAACCTCTTTTAAACATGTAGGTGTATTCCCTGAGCAGGCTGTAAACTGGGATTTTATCTCTTCATCGATTAAAAAATTTAAAACGCCACAGCCTAAAGTTTTAAATCTTTTCGCCTATACGGGCGCCGCATCGCTAATTGCCAATGCAGCAGGTGCCGAAACTACCCACGTTGATTCAATTAAACAGGTAGTTACCTGGGCAAATGAAAACCAGGAACTTTCAGGTTTGAAAGACACCCGTTGGATGGTAGAAGATGCCTTAAAATTTGTAAAAAAAGAATTAAAAAGAGGCAAAAAATACAATGGAATTATTTTAGATCCCCCTGCTTATGGCCACGGCCCTAATGGCGAAAAGTGGAAACTCGAAGATCATATCCAGGAAATGATGCAGGATGTAGTACAGCTGCTGGATGAAAAAGAACATTTCTTAATCCTAAATACCTACTCATTAGGTTTTTCGTCAGTAATTGTAGAAAATTTAATCCGTACCTCATTCCCATCTGTTAAAAACCTCGAAACTGGAGAACTCTTTCTACAGGCTACATCGGGCATTAAATTACCATTGGGTGTTTTTGGCAAATTCTGCAATGTGTAA
- a CDS encoding acyl-CoA dehydrogenase, which translates to MQETLTTTWQEKAKAYAGLSEEMGKLHPEILELAYQENWFKLFVPEIYGGPNKKLPEILRLEEELAEADGSLGWTITLCAGAAWFAGFLNPELAAEIFADREVCFAGSGAVGGVAIKTQTGYLLNGKWSYASGALHATIFTANCALKDQNGNDILDENGEPEIKSFILKKEEVNILPGWSYFGLIATGSHAFEVNDLNVNENRTFKINQHIEVKDAGFDYPFLQLAETTLTVNSLGMTNHFIKLVEQSFYSRSGLGRYSDAQILFFNSELNRCKEEVLNLRTKFYHTFDESWKQLMGDGEIAEDKLSEVSSISRKLAHACWRSAATLFPYCGLEAAKKESEINRVWRDIHTASQHALLTFEI; encoded by the coding sequence ATGCAAGAAACATTAACCACCACCTGGCAGGAAAAAGCAAAAGCTTATGCAGGGCTTTCAGAAGAGATGGGTAAACTTCATCCCGAAATTTTGGAACTGGCCTATCAGGAAAATTGGTTTAAGCTTTTTGTACCCGAAATTTATGGAGGACCAAATAAGAAACTCCCCGAAATTTTAAGGTTAGAAGAAGAATTGGCTGAAGCTGACGGAAGTTTAGGCTGGACCATTACACTTTGTGCTGGTGCAGCCTGGTTTGCCGGGTTTTTAAATCCTGAATTGGCTGCAGAGATTTTTGCCGACCGTGAAGTTTGTTTTGCCGGGAGTGGTGCTGTTGGCGGGGTAGCCATTAAAACGCAAACGGGTTATCTGCTTAATGGAAAATGGAGTTATGCTAGCGGGGCATTGCATGCCACTATATTTACAGCCAACTGCGCGCTTAAAGACCAAAATGGCAATGATATTTTGGATGAAAATGGAGAACCTGAAATTAAATCATTCATCCTTAAAAAAGAAGAAGTAAATATTTTACCAGGTTGGTCTTATTTTGGTTTAATCGCTACCGGTAGCCATGCTTTTGAAGTTAACGACTTAAACGTTAATGAAAACAGGACTTTTAAAATTAACCAGCACATTGAGGTGAAAGATGCTGGCTTTGATTATCCCTTTTTACAACTCGCAGAAACCACGTTAACGGTAAATAGTTTAGGAATGACCAATCATTTTATTAAACTGGTAGAACAATCTTTTTATTCGCGTTCTGGGTTAGGGAGATATAGCGATGCGCAAATTTTGTTTTTTAACAGCGAACTTAACCGTTGTAAGGAAGAAGTGTTAAACCTTCGTACAAAATTCTATCATACATTTGATGAATCGTGGAAGCAGTTAATGGGTGATGGTGAAATTGCTGAAGACAAATTAAGCGAAGTAAGTTCAATCAGCCGTAAATTAGCCCATGCCTGTTGGAGATCAGCAGCTACTTTATTTCCATACTGTGGTTTAGAGGCAGCAAAAAAAGAATCAGAAATTAATAGGGTTTGGAGAGATATTCATACGGCTAGTCAGCATGCCTTACTTACCTTCGAAATTTAA
- the pnuC gene encoding nicotinamide riboside transporter PnuC, producing the protein MNFQDWFKLFQEQILHTSLIEWLAVGFGVSEVLLAKKNSIWLYPTGIISILLSMFLLLNVKLYAETLLSIYYLVMSVYGWIIWKKRKQDGENQVSWSSNNELTVAVLISVIGFGVLYLVLRHYTDSDVPVFDAFVSSTAWAGMWLLAKRKIENWIFLNISNIVAIPLLFHKKLPLMACLTTFLFTVAIFGFLDWKKIINKSKLKLA; encoded by the coding sequence ATGAATTTTCAAGATTGGTTTAAGCTTTTTCAGGAGCAGATTTTACACACTTCATTAATTGAATGGTTGGCTGTTGGTTTTGGTGTATCTGAAGTTTTACTGGCGAAGAAGAATAGTATCTGGCTTTATCCAACAGGGATAATTTCGATCCTGTTATCGATGTTTCTATTATTAAATGTAAAGCTGTACGCAGAAACCTTACTGAGCATTTATTATCTGGTGATGAGCGTTTACGGATGGATAATCTGGAAAAAAAGAAAACAAGACGGAGAAAACCAGGTTTCGTGGTCGAGTAATAACGAGTTAACCGTTGCTGTTTTAATTTCTGTGATAGGTTTTGGGGTCCTCTACCTCGTGTTGAGGCATTATACCGATTCGGATGTGCCGGTTTTTGATGCCTTTGTGTCTTCAACGGCCTGGGCAGGTATGTGGCTGTTAGCCAAACGTAAAATAGAAAACTGGATTTTTCTCAATATTTCTAATATTGTTGCCATTCCGTTACTGTTCCATAAAAAGCTGCCACTTATGGCCTGCTTAACTACTTTTTTGTTCACTGTAGCCATATTTGGATTTTTAGACTGGAAGAAGATCATTAACAAGAGCAAACTCAAATTGGCTTAA
- a CDS encoding type II toxin-antitoxin system VapC family toxin: MRFLLDTHIFLFFINGDNSISKKIIEIINNPVTEKYISIISIWEITIKTNIGKLKLKDDINSIYELLDKYRVKILQPSKDDFTTYSTLPLIHKDPFDRLIIAQALANGLTLITDDQYIKSYPNLKLF; encoded by the coding sequence ATGCGTTTTTTGCTGGATACACACATATTCCTATTTTTTATTAATGGAGATAACTCAATTTCCAAAAAGATTATAGAGATCATAAACAATCCTGTAACAGAAAAATATATAAGCATTATAAGCATTTGGGAAATTACAATAAAGACTAATATCGGAAAGCTAAAGTTAAAAGACGATATTAACTCAATTTATGAATTACTTGATAAGTACCGAGTAAAAATTCTTCAGCCTTCTAAAGATGACTTTACTACTTATTCTACATTACCATTAATACATAAGGATCCATTTGATAGACTTATTATAGCACAGGCGCTAGCAAATGGTTTAACCCTGATAACTGATGATCAATATATCAAAAGTTATCCAAATTTAAAGTTATTTTAA